One Mycolicibacterium fortuitum subsp. fortuitum genomic window carries:
- the arcA gene encoding arginine deiminase, which translates to METAVFGSNSEVGTLRAVILHRPGPELQRLTPRNNDALLFDGLPWVAKAQREHDAFAGVLRSRGVEVLLLADLLTEALAHSGAARMHGISAAVDARRLGVPLAQELSAYLRGLAPADLAHILMAGMTFNEVPFHGAELSLVRLMHHGGDFVIEPLPNLLFTRDSSFWIGPRVAITSLALPARVRETSLTDLIYAHHPRFLGVRRAYESRSAPVEGGDVLLLGPGVVAVGVGERTTPAGAEALARSLFDDDLAHTVLAVPIRQERAQMHLDTVCTMVDVDAVVMYPNIVDSLSAFTIHRVETGIRIDDEAPFVQAAAAAMGIEQLRVIDTGLDPVTAEREQWDDGNNTLALAPGVVVAYERNSETNARLADSGIEVLPIEASELGTGRGGPRCMSCPAARELL; encoded by the coding sequence GTGGAAACTGCGGTGTTCGGTTCCAATTCTGAGGTCGGCACCCTGCGTGCCGTGATCCTGCACCGGCCCGGCCCGGAGCTACAGCGGCTGACACCGCGCAACAACGACGCCCTGCTGTTCGACGGACTGCCGTGGGTGGCCAAAGCGCAACGGGAGCACGACGCCTTTGCCGGTGTATTGCGCTCCCGCGGCGTCGAGGTGCTGCTGCTGGCCGACCTGCTGACCGAGGCGCTGGCGCACAGCGGGGCGGCCCGGATGCACGGCATCTCGGCCGCCGTCGATGCGCGACGGCTGGGAGTCCCGCTGGCTCAGGAACTTTCGGCCTACCTTCGTGGCCTGGCGCCGGCCGACCTGGCGCACATCCTGATGGCAGGCATGACCTTCAACGAGGTGCCGTTCCACGGTGCCGAACTGTCACTGGTGCGGCTCATGCACCACGGTGGTGACTTCGTCATCGAGCCGCTGCCCAATCTGCTGTTCACCCGGGATTCGTCGTTCTGGATCGGCCCACGGGTCGCCATCACCTCGCTGGCCCTGCCTGCCCGGGTGCGCGAAACGTCGCTGACCGATCTGATCTACGCTCACCATCCTCGATTCCTCGGCGTCCGGCGGGCCTACGAGTCGCGTTCGGCACCCGTCGAGGGCGGTGACGTACTACTGCTGGGGCCCGGCGTGGTGGCGGTCGGTGTGGGGGAGCGGACCACCCCGGCGGGTGCCGAAGCGTTGGCGCGCAGCCTGTTCGATGACGACCTGGCGCATACCGTGCTCGCGGTGCCGATCCGGCAGGAACGCGCCCAGATGCACCTGGACACCGTGTGCACCATGGTCGACGTCGACGCGGTGGTGATGTACCCGAACATCGTGGACTCGTTGTCGGCGTTCACCATTCACCGCGTCGAGACCGGAATCCGGATTGACGACGAGGCTCCGTTCGTGCAGGCGGCCGCGGCGGCGATGGGCATCGAACAGTTGCGCGTGATCGATACCGGGCTCGATCCCGTCACCGCCGAACGCGAGCAGTGGGACGACGGCAACAACACGCTGGCGCTGGCGCCCGGCGTGGTGGTGGCCTACGAGCGAAACTCCGAAACCAATGCCCGGCTGGCCGATTCGGGTATCGAAGTGCTGCCCATCGAGGCTTCGGAGCTCGGCACGGGCCGAGGTGGGCCACGCTGTATGTCCTGCCCGGCGGCGCGGGAGCTGCTCTAG
- the soxR gene encoding redox-sensitive transcriptional activator SoxR — METHELTPGEMSQRSGVAVSALHFYEREGLITSRRTSGNQRRYARETLRRVAFIRMSQRLGIPLARIREALAALPADRVPTSKDWAKLSAGWRQDLDDRILHLQRLRDNLTGCIGCGCLSLKTCMLTNPGDVLAERGPGASRL; from the coding sequence ATGGAGACGCACGAGTTAACTCCTGGCGAGATGTCGCAGCGCAGCGGCGTGGCGGTGTCCGCGCTCCACTTCTATGAGCGCGAGGGCTTGATCACCAGCCGCCGCACCTCTGGCAACCAGCGGCGCTACGCACGCGAGACGTTACGCCGCGTGGCCTTCATCCGGATGTCGCAGCGCCTCGGGATTCCCCTGGCCCGCATTCGCGAGGCGCTGGCCGCGCTGCCCGCCGACCGGGTTCCGACCAGCAAGGACTGGGCCAAGCTCTCGGCCGGCTGGCGCCAGGACCTCGATGACCGCATCCTGCATCTACAACGGTTGCGCGACAATCTGACCGGCTGCATCGGCTGCGGCTGCCTGAGCCTCAAGACCTGCATGCTGACCAACCCCGGCGACGTCCTCGCCGAACGCGGTCCCGGAGCCTCCCGCCTCTAA
- a CDS encoding alpha-ketoglutarate-dependent dioxygenase AlkB — MELALQGSLFEHAERRRLGNGAWVELRSGWLPDADSLFEELMDGIPWRSEEREIYDRVVAVPRLVSFHHLLDEPVPHPRLKQIRRRLNDTFGGELGEPFTTAGLCLYRDGNDSVAWHGDTIGRSRTQDTMVAIVGLGATRVFALRPRGGGHALRLQHRHGDLLVMGGSCQRTWEHSIPKTTSLVGPRISIQFRPQDVR, encoded by the coding sequence ATGGAGCTGGCGCTGCAAGGCTCACTGTTCGAGCACGCTGAACGTCGTCGACTCGGCAACGGCGCCTGGGTCGAGCTGCGCTCGGGCTGGTTGCCCGATGCCGACTCACTGTTCGAGGAGTTGATGGACGGGATTCCTTGGCGATCCGAGGAACGCGAGATATACGACCGGGTGGTCGCGGTACCGCGGCTGGTGAGCTTCCACCATCTACTCGACGAACCGGTGCCGCATCCCCGGCTCAAGCAGATCCGGCGCAGGCTCAACGACACCTTCGGCGGTGAGCTCGGTGAACCGTTCACCACCGCCGGCCTGTGCCTGTACCGCGACGGCAATGACAGCGTCGCCTGGCACGGCGACACCATCGGCCGCAGCCGCACCCAGGACACCATGGTGGCCATCGTGGGGCTAGGCGCAACAAGGGTTTTCGCGCTACGGCCGCGCGGCGGCGGTCATGCCCTCCGCCTGCAGCACCGCCACGGCGACCTGCTGGTGATGGGCGGCTCCTGCCAGCGCACCTGGGAGCATTCGATCCCGAAGACCACCAGCCTGGTCGGGCCGCGCATCAGCATCCAATTCCGCCCGCAGGACGTGCGCTGA
- a CDS encoding DUF5642 family protein, giving the protein MSNRNVLLAAAGVLACATGLVACGQSDQPTSANANIANVAQVRSSFGPEFKVTDVAPAGIDPKMLAPQKMPPGVKVEPADCAKFAEGQSLPEGLKGNMAATTAEGAGNRFIVMALETSEMIPLNEPGDACKQVKFLGPAMRGQVDVVESPQIDGARTTGTHRIVQTVVGGQPRTGELYNYVASFDTFMVIVTANPLVVPGKPVAKVDDKRARDLLTAAVAAVRG; this is encoded by the coding sequence ATGTCGAACCGCAACGTCTTACTCGCCGCCGCGGGCGTACTTGCCTGCGCCACCGGATTGGTCGCCTGCGGTCAATCGGATCAGCCGACCTCCGCCAACGCGAACATCGCCAATGTCGCCCAGGTGCGCTCCAGCTTCGGCCCGGAGTTCAAGGTCACCGATGTCGCCCCGGCCGGCATCGACCCGAAAATGCTGGCGCCGCAGAAAATGCCGCCCGGAGTCAAGGTGGAGCCCGCCGACTGTGCGAAGTTCGCCGAGGGACAGTCACTGCCGGAGGGGCTGAAAGGCAACATGGCCGCCACCACAGCCGAAGGCGCGGGCAACCGGTTCATCGTGATGGCCTTGGAGACCTCCGAGATGATCCCGCTCAATGAGCCGGGTGACGCCTGCAAACAGGTGAAGTTCCTTGGCCCGGCCATGCGTGGGCAGGTGGACGTGGTCGAGTCCCCGCAGATCGACGGCGCGCGTACCACCGGGACACATCGAATCGTCCAGACCGTCGTGGGCGGGCAGCCGCGCACCGGAGAGTTGTACAACTACGTCGCCAGTTTCGACACCTTCATGGTGATCGTCACTGCCAACCCGCTGGTCGTGCCCGGCAAGCCGGTGGCGAAGGTGGATGACAAGCGGGCCCGCGACCTGCTCACCGCCGCGGTCGCCGCCGTCCGCGGTTAG
- a CDS encoding DUF5642 family protein, translated as MRLFAAATALLVCTLAGVACGPRPAPQPAPTSSGPQPAADSATVNPVRIYRVRRDLPAGYEVVALDPLATPVSLWGFGPDWTADPAHCAAPAAPDTEPGRGWSASGPGGIVYAAVAKVKGMDQSEPDAPCGEWTVSGGHSTGTVAAVPAPAIEGAVTVGMSTAVTTVVEGGTETRSHADTFTADLDSEGTGYHLFITVVTDPGSPEPALDAAFASDLLVKTVSALRG; from the coding sequence GTGCGCCTTTTCGCCGCCGCGACGGCTCTCCTGGTGTGCACCCTGGCCGGGGTGGCGTGCGGACCGCGGCCCGCACCGCAACCGGCGCCGACATCGTCAGGGCCGCAGCCCGCAGCAGACTCGGCGACCGTGAATCCGGTTCGCATCTACCGGGTACGCCGGGACCTGCCCGCCGGCTACGAGGTGGTGGCCTTGGACCCCCTGGCGACTCCGGTGTCGCTGTGGGGTTTCGGACCGGATTGGACGGCCGACCCGGCGCACTGCGCTGCCCCGGCCGCGCCCGACACGGAGCCAGGCAGAGGTTGGTCGGCGTCGGGGCCCGGCGGCATCGTCTATGCCGCCGTGGCGAAGGTGAAGGGGATGGACCAATCTGAGCCCGACGCGCCGTGCGGAGAGTGGACGGTGTCGGGCGGGCATTCCACCGGGACCGTCGCTGCGGTCCCCGCTCCGGCGATCGAGGGTGCGGTGACCGTTGGCATGTCCACCGCCGTCACCACCGTCGTCGAAGGCGGCACCGAAACCAGATCTCACGCCGACACATTCACTGCCGATCTGGATTCGGAGGGCACCGGCTACCACCTGTTCATCACGGTCGTCACCGATCCCGGATCTCCCGAACCCGCTCTCGACGCCGCGTTCGCCTCCGACCTGCTGGTGAAAACGGTTTCGGCGTTGCGCGGCTGA
- a CDS encoding LpqN/LpqT family lipoprotein, with the protein MTTATRAGGIAVTVVVLGVALAGCGSKTVSGTATEATGTDGTSETSSAPTKTKAEGTGTPTAGHQYTIVDYIRDNNITETPVHRGDPGTPTLDLPIPEGWTDATSSAPEWAWGAIVSTDPAFEADPPSIIALMSKLTGDVDPAKILEYAPNEIRNLPGYENQGDGSAGQLSGFDAYQIGGTYVKDGATRLIAQKTVVIPGSDGLFVLQFNADGTEDQMGPLMDATSAIDDQTVITP; encoded by the coding sequence ATGACCACCGCAACGAGGGCCGGCGGAATCGCCGTCACTGTCGTCGTGCTCGGGGTCGCACTCGCCGGCTGCGGCAGCAAGACGGTGTCCGGCACCGCAACCGAAGCGACCGGGACCGACGGCACCAGCGAGACCAGCAGCGCACCGACCAAGACCAAGGCCGAGGGCACGGGCACTCCCACAGCCGGGCACCAGTACACCATCGTCGACTACATCCGCGACAACAACATCACCGAGACTCCGGTGCACCGGGGCGATCCGGGCACACCCACACTGGATCTCCCGATCCCGGAAGGATGGACGGACGCGACCTCGTCGGCTCCCGAATGGGCCTGGGGCGCAATCGTATCCACCGATCCGGCATTCGAGGCCGATCCGCCTTCGATCATCGCGCTGATGTCCAAGCTGACCGGTGATGTCGACCCGGCCAAGATCTTGGAGTACGCGCCGAACGAGATCAGGAACCTGCCGGGCTATGAGAACCAGGGTGACGGCTCGGCGGGACAGCTGAGCGGATTCGACGCGTACCAGATCGGCGGCACCTACGTGAAGGACGGCGCCACCCGACTCATCGCCCAGAAGACCGTCGTGATTCCAGGCTCCGACGGCCTGTTTGTGTTGCAGTTCAACGCCGACGGCACCGAGGACCAGATGGGCCCGTTGATGGATGCCACCTCGGCCATAGACGATCAGACGGTCATCACGCCGTAG
- a CDS encoding shikimate 5-dehydrogenase, which yields MCISLAARPSNIGTRFHNYLYDELGLDYLYKAFTATDIAAAIGGVRALGIRGCSVSMPFKKDVMALVDEIEPSALAIGAVNTIVNDVSVPGGRLVASNTDYLAVQQLVERLDPDDAVLLQGSGGMAKAVGAALRDKGFRKGTVVSRNTETGPALADALGYGYAPEVGSLTAPILVNVTPIGMAGGPDEHRSPFEPATVAAARAVVDVVAMPSETPLITSARSAGMQVITGAEVIALQAAEQFERYTGVRPTPEQVAAASAFSRQSPTA from the coding sequence GTGTGCATCTCGCTGGCGGCCCGGCCGAGCAACATCGGTACGCGGTTCCACAACTACCTTTACGACGAACTCGGCCTCGACTACCTGTACAAGGCTTTCACCGCAACCGATATCGCGGCGGCCATCGGCGGTGTGCGGGCGTTGGGCATCCGGGGCTGTTCAGTCTCGATGCCGTTCAAGAAGGATGTCATGGCCCTCGTCGACGAGATCGAGCCTTCGGCCCTGGCCATCGGCGCGGTCAACACGATCGTAAACGACGTGTCGGTGCCCGGCGGCCGTCTGGTGGCCTCCAACACCGACTACCTGGCGGTGCAACAGCTCGTCGAGCGGTTGGACCCGGACGACGCGGTGCTGCTCCAGGGCAGTGGTGGCATGGCCAAGGCTGTGGGGGCAGCATTGCGGGACAAAGGCTTTCGCAAAGGCACAGTGGTGTCGCGCAATACCGAAACCGGGCCTGCGCTGGCCGATGCGCTGGGCTACGGCTATGCGCCCGAGGTCGGCAGCCTCACCGCACCCATCCTGGTCAACGTCACCCCGATCGGGATGGCCGGCGGACCCGACGAACACCGCAGCCCATTCGAGCCGGCCACCGTCGCAGCGGCCCGCGCCGTCGTCGACGTGGTGGCCATGCCTTCCGAAACCCCGCTGATCACCTCAGCCCGATCGGCAGGCATGCAAGTCATCACCGGCGCTGAGGTGATCGCCCTGCAGGCCGCCGAGCAATTCGAGCGCTACACCGGGGTACGGCCAACGCCCGAGCAGGTCGCTGCGGCGTCGGCCTTCTCTCGACAGTCGCCTACGGCGTGA
- a CDS encoding GNAT family N-acetyltransferase, producing MADLTEISADDLAALEFFAGCRPSVLVPLTALLRPLSAVPGQVLIRQGDPALTFMLIASGRTQVVHDGPDGQAVVADLDPGLIIGEIALLRDASRTATVTALEPVTGWVGDRDAFEVILHLPGMFDRMVRIARQRLAAFITPIPVQMRNGDWFYLRPVLPGDVERTMNGPVEFSSETLYRRFQSVRKPTKALLEYLFEVDYADHFVWVMTEGALGPVVADARVVREGHDAATAEVAFTVGDDYQGRGIGTFLMDALVVSADYLGIQRFTARVLSDNYAMRRILDRLGAVWEREDLGVVLTDVAVPAVDTLNLDPELAAKIRDVTRQVIRAVSQ from the coding sequence GTGGCCGATCTGACCGAGATCAGTGCCGACGATCTGGCGGCGCTGGAATTCTTCGCCGGATGCCGGCCGTCCGTACTGGTGCCGTTGACCGCCCTGCTGCGGCCGCTGTCGGCAGTGCCGGGCCAGGTGCTGATCCGGCAGGGGGATCCGGCCCTGACATTCATGCTGATCGCCTCAGGGCGGACACAGGTGGTCCACGACGGCCCCGACGGTCAGGCCGTCGTCGCCGATCTGGACCCAGGTCTGATCATCGGGGAGATCGCGCTGCTGCGCGACGCGTCGCGCACCGCCACGGTGACCGCTCTGGAACCGGTCACCGGCTGGGTGGGCGACCGCGACGCGTTCGAAGTGATCCTGCACCTGCCCGGGATGTTCGACCGCATGGTGCGCATCGCGCGCCAGCGGCTGGCTGCATTCATCACGCCGATCCCGGTGCAGATGCGCAACGGCGACTGGTTCTACCTACGTCCGGTGCTGCCCGGCGACGTCGAGCGCACCATGAACGGGCCCGTCGAGTTCTCCAGCGAAACGCTGTACCGGCGTTTTCAATCGGTGCGTAAACCCACCAAAGCGCTGTTGGAGTATCTGTTCGAGGTCGACTACGCCGATCATTTCGTCTGGGTGATGACCGAGGGGGCGTTGGGGCCTGTCGTCGCCGACGCCCGCGTGGTCCGCGAAGGGCACGATGCCGCGACGGCCGAGGTGGCATTCACCGTCGGCGACGACTATCAGGGCCGCGGCATCGGCACCTTTCTGATGGATGCTCTCGTGGTGTCCGCGGATTACCTTGGAATTCAACGGTTTACCGCACGCGTGTTGAGTGACAATTACGCGATGCGGCGCATCTTGGACCGGCTCGGCGCGGTATGGGAACGTGAGGACCTCGGCGTGGTGCTCACCGACGTGGCCGTGCCCGCCGTCGACACCCTGAACCTGGACCCCGAGCTGGCGGCGAAGATCAGGGATGTGACGCGGCAGGTGATCCGGGCGGTGAGCCAGTGA